TGACCAGGGTAGCGAAACTGTAGCGTTGCATGAAGGCCACCGCTTCGGCCTGATCAGTGAGTTGGAACTCGGCGGGAATGTACATAGACAGAAGACTGTTCGGATGAAAATCGAGGTAAAGTAATGCTTGACGAGCTAGGTAGGATGGTCCAGTTTGGCGAAAGCCTATCTACCAATCTCGGCGGATACCCGTTGCGTTGGAACAGCCATAGTATACAGTAGCTAGACGCCCATTGTCGCCGGCCCAAACTCCTCAAAGTGAATGGATTCACGCGGCACGCCTAGCCGTGACAGGTCCTGCACCTGCTTGCGAATAAAAGGCATCGGACCGCACACATAGTAGTCGGCTTTTGGCAGGAGCGTACCGCCATTGAGCTTTTGCAGCTCGACAATCCCTGCGTAGTACCCTTCCCGTTCCAGACCAGGAGCTAGGGTGTCGTAGAAAATATGGTGCTGTACGTTCTCGTGGCAAGAGGCTAGGTCGGCTACCGCCTCCCGAAAAGCGTGTACTTGCTCGTTGCGGCTGCCGTGCACCCACACCACTTGGCGGGACTTGTTGGTCAGCGTGAGGTAGTCGAGCATGCTCAACAGGGGCGTTTGGCCTACGCCGCCGCTCACCAGCACCACCGGTGTTTGCTTGGTCGTCTCCAGGGTAAAGTCGCCGGCTGGCGCGGCTAGCTCCACGATGGCGCCTTCCTGCACAAAGTCGTGGAGGCGGTTGCTGATCATGCCATTGGGGTGCTGACTGCCCGCTTCCTTTTTCACCGAGATGCGGTAATATTCCCCGTTTGGCGCACTGGAGAGGCTGTATTGCCGGGGCTGAAACAGGTTCAGTTCGGGCAGAAATAGACGCAGGCTCACGTACTGGCCGGGCAAATAGTCGGCTACTTGGCCTCCATCGGCAGGATACAGGTAGAAGGAGGTAATCTCACTCGACTCAGCGACTTTTTGCTTCACCGTGAAGGGGCGCCAACCCGTCCAGCCTCCCGGCTGACTGACCGCTTTTTGGTACAAGCCACTTTCTAGTCCACTCATCAGCCTAGCTAATTCGCCATACGCGGTAGTCCAGGCGTCGAGGAGCGCGGGCGTGGCCGCTTCGCCCAGCACCTCGCCAATGGAGGCAATGAGGTGCCGGCCCACAATGGCATAGTGCTCAGGGCGAATGTCGAGGCTGACGTGCTTGTGGCCGATTTTGGTGATGGCCTGCACCAGCACCGAAGGGTCTTCGATGTTTTCGGCGTAGGCTAGCACGGCCATGGCTAGGGCCGTTTGCTGCTTGCCGTTTTGCTGGTTGCCCATGTTAAAGACGTTCTTCAACTCGGGGTTGTGCTCAAACATCCGGCGGTAAAAGTGGCTGGTGAGGGCTACGCCGTGCGCTCTGAGGGTGCTTACGGTAGCGGTAACGAGGGACTTTTGCTCAGGGGTCATAGAAATGGATGTAAGTAACGGACAAAATTGTCCTGTATTAAAATAAAAAAAATGTCAACTGAATTGCTTTAAAAAACCTAGGCCGTCGTGCACTTTGCTCGCCAGTTCGCCAATTGTGTGCGTGCGCAACAACTCGTTGAGTTGGTCGCGAATGGGCAAGAATTGGTAGTGCATGGGACAGGGTTGCTTGGCCGAGCACTGGGGCAAACCGAGGGCGCAGCCTTGCAGCATCGCTCCACCGTCGATAGCTACGACGATCTGGCGGAGCGTGACGGTGCGCAACTGCTCGGGAGTGAGCTCAAAGCCGCCGGTAGGACCTTTCACGGAGGTCACTAGTTGGGCGCGCACTAGCTGTTGCAGGACCTTGGCCGTAAAGGCTTCCGGCGAACCAATTTCGGCAGCAATGTCCTTCAGGCCCACCCGGCGACCATTGGTCGACTGCTGCCCTATGTAGATCGAGGCCCGGATTCCATATTCACATGCTTTCGAAAACATACCGCTTGGCTTTGACCCAAAGGTAGAGGACGATTTAATAACGGACAAAATTATCCTGTATATTTTTTCTCACCTTTCTTCGGCTTCTGAGCTAGCCCCAAGGCTCGCGCAACTATTACCCTGCTCCCTATCTGCATTAGGATAGCAGCGCCGCTTAGGTTCTCTTGTTACCTAGCTTACTGCTGGGCGAAACAAGTTTTTAGTGCACGAAAACATTGCTTAGGCGCAAGAAGCGCGGGTCATCTGCTCAAACTGGGCCAGTATTTATATGCAGTCTGGTCCAATGGTGAAACATGACTATACGGTTAGGAGTGCCAACTACTTTTGTCGGGTAATCTAACAACAAGTTATGCACGTCATGAAACGACCCATGCTTACCCTAGCGCTACTTAGCGCTCTGACTACCAGTGGCTTCGCGCAATCTTCGGGCGCAGCCTACAACAATGCCGACTACACCCCTAAGAAGGCAGCCGTTAAGTATCTGCCGGAGCTGGAAACTCTCGTTTTTGAGTTTCAGGTGGCGGGCAACGCGGGCAAAACCCAACCCAAACCCGCTGGCAAAACCGATGGCGCGCCAGTGCTAGGTTACGTTTTCCCTACCACCCTTAAGTCGACTGACATCGGCATGGGTGCCACCGATGGCATTGTGGCTTTGGCCCTTACCTCCCACCCCGACTTTGAGGATACGCCGCTGTGGGATGAGAATGGCGACGGCGATTATGCCAACGACGGGCTGGTGTGGCACGCGCACTGGGTAGTCCTGATCAAGGACAGCCGCGTGGCCGGTGGCTTTTCGGTGAAGGAGTTCGACCATATGGGAGCCGCGCCCAAGCTGCCGCCCACTAGCGCCCCCGGCATGCACATGTACATGGATTCGCCCGGCTTCACCGTCACGATGCAGGGCAGCACTGGTCGCGCTGTCGTGCCGCTCGACCGCATCAACCGCAAGCGAGACTTCAAATTCGACCTCGTGACTTGCTACATGGAGGTCAACGCCTCCGATAAGAAGCGGCCCATGCTAGGGGTGTATCAAGTGTACGGAGTGATGTCGGGCAACCTTTCGTTGCCCTATACGGTGGCTTCTAAATAACGCCTGCGCCATGTCTGACCTGCAACTTGTACCCGGCAATAGCCTGCTCACGGCTACCCCGGAAGAAGGACGCCAGCTTGCCGTCAAGCTCGCCCGCCTCATCATTAAGCTCACCCAGCCCGACGACGAAAAACGCCGCCAGCAGCGCGCCATCTACGCCGACAACCCGATGATGCTCATCAGCATCTGCCAAACCGTCGCCGCCGAGTTTGCGACCATCGCCGCCGCTAACAACTACTGGCGCGACCGGCCCTAGGCTAGGTATCTCCCCTTCTCTTTTAAGTGAATTCAAGCCCACTTTTCTGCTGGGCCAGCCACCGCTTTGCCTTTCACCATTTACTTTTTACTGCTCCTACATTCATGGAAACTTCCAACATTCCTGGCTACGCTTACGGTCAAGTCGGGCGCTCCCCGGTCACCCTCGAAGAGCTAGAATTACTTAAGCAAACGGTTCTGTTTTCGGATGCGGATGTGGCGGCACTCGCGCAAGCGGGCCAGGTGCTTGCTCCGCAGACCGATGCCGTTCTCGACGTGTGGTACGGCTTTGTGGGGGCGCACCCGCATCTGCTGCGCTACTTCTCCCTGCACGGGCAACCCGACGGCGACTACCTAGCCCGCGTTCGGGCCCGCTTCGGACAGTGGATTGCCGATCTCTGCACCCGCCCCTACGACCAAGCGTGGCTCGACTACCAGCACGAAATCGGCTTGCGGCACACCAGCACCAAGAAGAACGTGACCGACGGCGCCGCGGCCGAGCCGCTCATTCACCTGCGCTATCTCACTGCGTTCATTGTGCCGCTCACGGCTACCATCAAGCCTTTTCTGCAAAACGATGGGCACACCGCCGCCGAGGTAGAAGCCATGCACGCGGCTTGGTTCAAGGCCGTCACGCTCACGGCTACGCTCTGGTCCTACCCCTACGTCAAAGAGGGTCAATTTTAGATTTTGCCCTGCTTCGACCAGCGCAGCAGGACACGAAATCTAGTTTCTAAGTCTCAACAAATTATTTACTTCTCAACGTTTACACTCATGGAAGTCGCCGTTTATGACACCTACGTTCCCAAGAAGGACGGCTCAGTAATGCACTTCGACATTTTGGTATCCGACGAAACTGCTAGCAAGGAGCTGGTGTACCAATTTGGCCGCCAGTACCTAGCCCAGAAAGGTCAGCAGGGCCAACCCCTAACCGCCAAGGAATGCCGCTTCTGCCATATTGCAGAGTCTGCTCAGGAAATTGTGGACGTTATCAGTGCCCAAGGGTACTATATAATTGAAATGCAGGGGTGCCAGTAGGCACCTCTATTTTCTACCTAGCTCATGGAAACCGTTGCCTACAAGCCCATTGATTGCAGCTTCCACGACTTGCTGGAGGCGACCATCACCCTGCGCACGTACTCGCACTTACAGTACTTCACCGACCTTTGGGAGTTCACCACCGTTACCGGTTTGCTGAAGAACCTAGTCAGTGAGCGGGAGCCGGATGGCCTCTCTGAATACCTCGTTATTGATACCGGCGAGCGTATCCGCCTCGACCGGGTAGTGAACGTAAACGGTACCTTTGCGCCGCCTTTTCGCCACTACCTCGATTTCACCTGTGACTGCTGATTCCGCTGCCAGCCCGTTCGACCCGTTGCAACAGAACAATCCGCCGGACTTGGACCACAAGATTGTGGCCTCGCTCGAACGGCTGGCAGGCGTGTTTCGCCACTTGCTCTGGCAAGAGGCTACTCATAGTGGTTTGAGCCCCTTGCAATTGCAAGTGGTAGTGTTTTTACGCTTTCACCTACCGAGCCAGTGTACGGTGAGTAACCTAGCCCGCGAGTATCACGTGAGCCGCGCCACCATTAGTGATGCAGTCAAGACACTCGCTCAAAAATCCTTGATCAGTCGGCACCCTGATCCGGTCGACCTGCGCAGCCATTTCCTGAAGCTTACCCCCGCCGGCGAGCGGCTGGCCGACCAGACCAGCCGCTTTGCTGCGCCCCTTGGTCAGCCCGTAGCTGGTTTGCCTACCCGACAAAAGCAGAGCCTATATCTGAGCCTGCTCACGCTCCTGTACGAGTTGCAGGCAGCGGGCACCATCCCGGTGCAGCGCATGTGTTTCTCCTGCCGCCACTATGGTTGGAGGCCCGGTCAGCACTTCTGCCATTTGCTCAACATTCCTCTCGAAGGTCCTCAACTACGCATCGATTGCCCCGAGCACGACGCGGCGCTTTAGTAGCGCGGCGCAAGCGTTGATGCGGTTTCTCTAGGCAACAGGGTATTGCATTTCGAACGTCTCACCCGCTTTTTCATTCTAGCTCCGCTGCTCAGCTTTCGTACTGGCGCAGGACGAGCCCTAGCTGCTCTACACCGTGGGCTAGCTCGGCGGGCGTCAGCGCCGCGTAGCCCATGCGCACGGAGTTGGTGGCGGGCCCACTCAGGTAATAGCGGCTACCCGGCGTAATGACCACCTTGCGACGAGCTAGCTCCTCCGTTATTTGCTCCACGTCAACGTCTTCCCGGAAGGTCACCCACAGGGCCATACCACCACCGGGTAACACAAAATCTACCACGTTGCCCGGCAGCTGGCGCAGGGCATCAGCCAGTGCGTCGCGGCGGGCGTGGTACTCG
This Hymenobacter sp. GOD-10R DNA region includes the following protein-coding sequences:
- the hmpA gene encoding NO-inducible flavohemoprotein: MTPEQKSLVTATVSTLRAHGVALTSHFYRRMFEHNPELKNVFNMGNQQNGKQQTALAMAVLAYAENIEDPSVLVQAITKIGHKHVSLDIRPEHYAIVGRHLIASIGEVLGEAATPALLDAWTTAYGELARLMSGLESGLYQKAVSQPGGWTGWRPFTVKQKVAESSEITSFYLYPADGGQVADYLPGQYVSLRLFLPELNLFQPRQYSLSSAPNGEYYRISVKKEAGSQHPNGMISNRLHDFVQEGAIVELAAPAGDFTLETTKQTPVVLVSGGVGQTPLLSMLDYLTLTNKSRQVVWVHGSRNEQVHAFREAVADLASCHENVQHHIFYDTLAPGLEREGYYAGIVELQKLNGGTLLPKADYYVCGPMPFIRKQVQDLSRLGVPRESIHFEEFGPATMGV
- a CDS encoding Rrf2 family transcriptional regulator → MFSKACEYGIRASIYIGQQSTNGRRVGLKDIAAEIGSPEAFTAKVLQQLVRAQLVTSVKGPTGGFELTPEQLRTVTLRQIVVAIDGGAMLQGCALGLPQCSAKQPCPMHYQFLPIRDQLNELLRTHTIGELASKVHDGLGFLKQFS
- a CDS encoding hexameric tyrosine-coordinated heme protein, translated to MSDLQLVPGNSLLTATPEEGRQLAVKLARLIIKLTQPDDEKRRQQRAIYADNPMMLISICQTVAAEFATIAAANNYWRDRP
- a CDS encoding protoglobin domain-containing protein; translated protein: METSNIPGYAYGQVGRSPVTLEELELLKQTVLFSDADVAALAQAGQVLAPQTDAVLDVWYGFVGAHPHLLRYFSLHGQPDGDYLARVRARFGQWIADLCTRPYDQAWLDYQHEIGLRHTSTKKNVTDGAAAEPLIHLRYLTAFIVPLTATIKPFLQNDGHTAAEVEAMHAAWFKAVTLTATLWSYPYVKEGQF
- a CDS encoding DUF2024 family protein produces the protein MEVAVYDTYVPKKDGSVMHFDILVSDETASKELVYQFGRQYLAQKGQQGQPLTAKECRFCHIAESAQEIVDVISAQGYYIIEMQGCQ
- a CDS encoding MarR family winged helix-turn-helix transcriptional regulator, which gives rise to MTADSAASPFDPLQQNNPPDLDHKIVASLERLAGVFRHLLWQEATHSGLSPLQLQVVVFLRFHLPSQCTVSNLAREYHVSRATISDAVKTLAQKSLISRHPDPVDLRSHFLKLTPAGERLADQTSRFAAPLGQPVAGLPTRQKQSLYLSLLTLLYELQAAGTIPVQRMCFSCRHYGWRPGQHFCHLLNIPLEGPQLRIDCPEHDAAL